The following are encoded together in the Methanobrevibacter sp. genome:
- a CDS encoding DUF3795 domain-containing protein, whose translation MKMPEKIDTIMFAPCGMNCKLCIKHLSENSSCPGCLIDSPNKTKNALKCKIRKCLETKRVKYCGRCSEFPCKLIKKQDKNYKKRYDFSTLKNAKRITYTGINKIMLEDRMNWECESCGGIISIQEHICSECGQKNDNK comes from the coding sequence ATGAAAATGCCTGAAAAGATAGATACAATCATGTTTGCACCTTGTGGAATGAACTGTAAGCTATGCATTAAACACCTGTCAGAGAACAGCTCCTGTCCTGGATGCCTGATAGATAGCCCAAATAAGACAAAGAATGCATTGAAGTGCAAAATAAGGAAATGCCTTGAAACGAAAAGAGTGAAATATTGCGGTAGATGCAGCGAATTCCCTTGCAAGCTCATTAAGAAACAGGATAAAAACTATAAAAAGAGATACGATTTTTCCACATTAAAAAATGCAAAAAGAATCACTTATACCGGAATCAATAAGATTATGCTTGAGGACAGAATGAACTGGGAGTGTGAGTCATGCGGAGGAATCATAAGCATTCAAGAGCATATCTGCAGTGAATGTGGACAAAAGAATGATAATAAATAG